The Lewinellaceae bacterium genome has a segment encoding these proteins:
- a CDS encoding GNAT family N-acetyltransferase — protein MPDLYLPYHDQYKAELMEMIHALYRDDPEGEKMSEDKIERTIDFLASHPENGQIMLLSRSENIIGYAILIRYWSNEYGGLLLFLDELFVKEEFREKGIGTHFIQHLLGSVGEDFKAVFLEVIPSNDRALQLYQRLGFQPAKNRYLRYVL, from the coding sequence ATGCCTGATTTATACCTTCCTTACCACGATCAATACAAAGCCGAATTAATGGAAATGATCCATGCCTTGTACAGGGATGACCCTGAAGGAGAAAAAATGTCGGAAGATAAAATCGAAAGGACGATCGATTTTCTGGCTTCACATCCTGAAAACGGGCAAATCATGCTCCTGTCCAGGTCAGAAAACATCATCGGTTACGCAATTCTGATCCGCTACTGGAGTAATGAGTATGGCGGACTGCTGCTTTTCCTGGATGAGCTGTTTGTCAAGGAAGAATTTCGCGAAAAAGGGATCGGAACGCATTTTATCCAACACCTGCTGGGCAGCGTTGGCGAAGATTTTAAGGCCGTGTTTTTGGAAGTGATTCCTTCCAATGACCGGGCATTACAATTATACCAGCGACTGGGGTTTCAGCCTGCGAAAAACAGGTATCTTCGGTATGTACTTTAA
- a CDS encoding cytochrome C translates to MITENKIFNLPSLMGIFIALIFFFVFTGCVSEGSGFALPDGDAAAGKIDFVQLNCNACHSIADIEWLGNEENLKLPLGGKVPTIKTYGELLTAVINPSHKISKSLPGALVDSLGHSKMKIYNEVMTVQELVDIVTFLQAEYDVIVPEHTQQYPNF, encoded by the coding sequence ATGATTACTGAAAATAAAATTTTTAACCTGCCCTCCCTGATGGGGATCTTTATTGCCTTAATTTTCTTTTTCGTTTTTACCGGATGTGTGAGTGAAGGCAGTGGATTTGCATTGCCCGATGGCGATGCCGCCGCCGGAAAGATCGATTTTGTCCAGTTGAATTGCAACGCCTGCCACAGCATTGCAGATATTGAATGGCTGGGCAATGAGGAAAATTTAAAACTGCCCCTGGGAGGCAAGGTCCCAACGATCAAAACCTATGGTGAACTGCTTACCGCCGTCATCAATCCTTCTCACAAGATCAGCAAATCATTGCCGGGCGCCCTGGTGGACTCCCTCGGGCACTCAAAAATGAAGATCTACAACGAAGTCATGACGGTTCAGGAGCTGGTGGATATCGTTACCTTCCTTCAAGCGGAATATGATGTTATCGTGCCTGAGCATACGCAGCAATATCCGAATTTTTAA